The segment AATTAGCATAGCCAATTACCTCTTCATGAGCGTTCCATTTCTTCCACACGAGAAAAACGTTCCTCTTTTTAGCACAATGTAACACGACCCTAGAGTTTAGTTggaaatatttgattttcaatgaACGGGGAGGATCACGATTGACGACCTCAACCAACGCAGTTACTTCATTATGAAGGACTACTTTTGGAGGCTCAACAGCTTGACATTTGAGTAAACTTAAACTGCTGGAGTTGAAAGCTGCAAACGTGGTATTTGCATAAGTTGTTATCAAAGCTGTTTTTGATGATACTGAAAAGTTAGACGGAATGACAGTATCGCCATTCACTGTCTTCCTAAACCATATTAAGTCCACTGCCGGTCGTGCATCTTGCACGTAGCACTGAAGATCGAAAGGTTCATTTTCTGATAAGAAACAGAAGCTTTCATCCGGGTCACAACCTTTGATGAAAGGATACTTCTGACTCGGTGTCActacaaaaaatacaaaataaacaaatttctgtAACAGATTTATACATATGTGGTTTAAGCATTCATCGAAGACGAATGATCCTGAATGTCTCATTACAAATATAACAATTGAGGGTTAGTCTTCTTTATTCTTTATTATTGCATTCACAAGTCTTAACACTGAAAATTGATCTTGACTCAATATAAGTAAACATTTTCAAGAGAGCAACCTTCTTCATTGTCGGCAGTGTAATAGGAGAGACCTAGATATAAATAGATATCtgattttcataaatatttctgGTTTGGAGTAGGGGTTGGAcacaatttttgcatttcctGTTCATGCGACCCCTTATTTGGTTTTCTTTGCTTTATGGCGTTCCCTATCAATGTTTTCCAACTACAAAGTGTAGTCTTAATTATAACATATCGCTCGACTTTGCGGTAGGTCTTCCAAAACCATGGCGTCTAGGGAAAGTATAATGCCTCAACAAATCACCTACCAATCACAACTACTCGTACAGTGTACGGTCCTTGTATATCCGCTTCTTCCGATTCCATCCAAAATACTCGGAAACTTTGGTCGTGCTGCAAAGTGACGTTGTTGATGACCAATGAACCGTTGGGGTAAATATCAAATTCTCCTGCTTGATACCCACTATCTGCCTTTTTACCTTCTCGGTAAGATATGAATGGGCGGGAAACCTTTGTTTGCGAAGAGTTGTACCAGTATACACCAAAACTATTTTCATCAACGCTGCAATGAACGACTCCTTCTTTTCCAATTTCAAGATATCGCAAATTCTCACACGGTTGCCCATTGGTTTTACTGATAAAGAGGGACACTGTCATGTTGATGAAATaccaagaaaaggaaatgtGAGCACAAAATTGTCATCATCACCATTactaccaccaccatcatcaccatcatcctcaaaacatcatcatcataatcatcatcaccaccatcaccatcaccatcaccatcaccatcaccatcaccatcaccaacaAACAGCAAGTTGTTGCAGAAATCCTTAACGAGAATTAACACTGGAATGAACCCATTTTTTTCAGCAGAATATTGGTGAGGAACACCAATGGTGTGACCTGTCCTCTCTTGGTAGTCTTAATTTTCTTACGCATATGTTGTGAAGTCTGCAAGTTAGGAGAGGAAAGTTGCTTAAGTCCTAAGGATAGCTAAAGGGGATTACAAAGCTGGGATTACTGTGTATGTAAAGACTTGCTAATAGGATTAAAGGATATAGCTTAGGATGAGGAGAGGGGTTACGGGCAGTTGGACTGTGCCTTGTGTGAGGTGAGGAGCCAAGGTATTAGGAAGAGacgaaaaaaagagagaagcgCAAGGGTGTGTGGGAAGATAGCGAGGATAGTGTTGCAAGGAAGCAGAGGTTTAATGGAGAATTGATGTTAGTTAATTGTGAAAAGAAGCAGTGAAGTTATGTGGAGTCtgaaaaataaaggaagaaaagcAACGAATGACACTGCCTTGAACTTATTACCCCACACTACGTTACAgcatattatgaaaataaaatacattaataCTTATCCCTTATTTGCCTGTTTTCGAATGTATCAGGACTCCGAGGTAGTCTACAAACTTTCGCCCCTTGTCAGGTTTTTACCTACCATAAAGCACGACGACGTTGAAGATCAAAACCCGATGACGTTTGTCGTTTTCTTGTAAAATTTCCAGATACGATTGCGCAGACGGAAGGAACAAAAATATGTACATTGAGGACAAATGAGTGAAAAGAAAATTtcgaataaaacaaacaatgcaAAGTTTCTGGACAACTTGGATAAACGGTGgtccgaggggggggggtcagaggAACATGCAGAGTAAGATAGAGAAGGCGATGGAGGTTAATGGATTGTATTAGAATGGCTTAAACCTTAGCTAAAATGACGACAATAAATCCGATGAAATGGAATGACTTCACTTTAATGCAAAAAACGCCTTGAGACTCTTTACCTACAGTGAGAGGTCTACGGTTAAAGTCATTGAAATGAGATGAAACTATATTACTAATCATGATGAACGTATTCGTTCACACAAGAGAGAAAGGTGCCGGTTCCTTACAATCATAAGGTCTCCGGTTCGAGTCTCtccaaaattaatgtatgtcgtccagttacagagttgttgacaattgacaattgacaatcataaacgttaaatatgaatgtaagagactgacttcggctttgataagccattgaggcttcttcgcgactTCCTACTTgcaagaggatctaaaatacatacatacatacatacatgtgatgACCATCTCGAGTATTGCGGgtcatcagtctcaaatcgtggggggtcgacatataccgatttaaatcgacatataccatttttcttcgacttataccagtttctagcagcttaaAATGACTTTTACCGATTAAAATgaacatatcatcgatttaaaccggtagatgtcgatttaactTGACTTATAACAGTTTAATTCGACAGGTCATCTATTTAAATCgatatataccaatttaaatcgatgtatgtaatttatattatttatatattaaattggtatatgtcggtTTCAATCGGTATATGTTGGTTTCAATCGatatatgtcgattccccacgatttgagactgatggcccgccatactcGAGGTACAATTGTGATTTACGAGCTGCATGTAATAACTCCCGTGAAAGATTTGTCCATTCACCACACAGTTGATTTATGACCCAGGCATATACTATTATTAATTGGATGCGAGTTCCATGACAATAAGCGAGTTCAGAGTTTGCATTGCGCAATGGAGGTCAAGAGGTCAAATAAGAATACTCTCGTTGCGACGAGAGTTGTATGCTAGCGTACCCACGTTAACTTAATGAGCACTTACAGTAAACATTAGAAATCGCATAATTTACGTCTAAATTTACTCTGTTTTTTCGCTTTGGGATGGATATTCCTACAAGTTTGGAAGAGTTTAAACTTTGGAAAGTTGACAGACTGAAGgaatttttaaagaaacgaaAGTTGAAGATGAATGGCCGGAAAGAAGAGTTGGTTGCTTTAGCGTATGCTGCCGTTCAGATGAACATTGCTGAAGTTAATAAAGCAGATGCGCGAAATGAAAAGGCAGATGACTACGCATCGGtacttcaggttgaaggaaagACCATGCCCGATCCTCTTCGGATTTACCACTTGCATGGGAAGgcgaaattgaaatgaaaaaatggcCGCCTTGCATGTACATTGATATTGCGCATTATTTTACCagtattgataacattgaaCTGAAGCAAAGACTGATGACGGACTATAAAGATGGTAAAGTCTTCAGCTATTTAGAGTCTGGGTGGCTCagggaaatattttacaatgccATTTCTGCCGAGTCAAGGTTGTGCTTTCTAAAGGCAGAGTGTACACCATCGCAGCGTATTAATAATATTCCTTGGAATAACCCCTGGAAATTCCCCCCACCCACTATTATTTTGTATAATGTTCTtctccaaataaaataaatattttttttttttttcgaacaaATTGAACCCACCCTATAAGAGGACAAAcaaaaacgaatgacagcgaatgaccgaatgacaattgactttgtacagggttaattatcattcgcgaatgacagcgaatgacagcgaatgacaacgaataacaacgaaggacggtggtgagtGGATATAAGAGGGATAAGAGAGAAGAGGTCCCACCTTTATGATCAGTCTGGGAAAAGAACCTCCGCCAGGGAGGCGACCGTCCCCTTGccctggggggggggtaataaaaacaataatttttatacagcaacaatttttttcaattcccCTAAGTTCACGGGGTAAAATCCCACAGGACAAGTCAAACATCTTGCTCAAGAATTTACCGAAAACACCGGTCACAGTCGCAAAATGTCAACTCGAATTTTTGCGATTTAAACCCTCAATACCCGGTtcaagcaaatgtctgtgctgtcatttactttcattcgttttagtcaacgcaattttttagtgtgtaggcctacaacatattgtcattcgttatgtgtaacgtaattgtcattcgtttttaGTAACACCCCCTACAAGTAGTA is part of the Apostichopus japonicus isolate 1M-3 chromosome 11, ASM3797524v1, whole genome shotgun sequence genome and harbors:
- the LOC139975797 gene encoding uncharacterized protein isoform X4, translating into MDHHFFQTAVSLFISKTNGQPCENLRYLEIGKEGVVHCSVDENSFGVYWYNSSQTKVSRPFISYREGKKADSGYQAGEFDIYPNGSLVINNVTLQHDQSFRVFWMESEEADIQGPYTVRVVVIVTPSQKYPFIKGCDPDESFCFLSENEPFDLQCYVQDARPAVDLIWFRKTVNGDTVIPSNFSVSSKTALITTYANTTFAAFNSSSLSLLKCQAVEPPKVVLHNEVTALVEVVNRDPPRSLKIKYFQLNSRVVLHCAKKRNVFLVWKKWNAHEEVIGYANYLQSSNKKITTSDFDISMIGSLTLLQAQVKHEGIYVCNYGNGASSGSEAYNVFMYVLPSNLVVEDCSSTCCCQSEGDRDGTLKCSVRNVRPSVSLEWKTAAEDMNPYITFSDQWTTVDCHGDTFTVTLLSRYHVNHPSLDSIDLECKIRSQHENMFKLSSRLTLFLPGDNTTSDTTSPANVREGCKSDGRAVLMIWSVTLLIVLIIISAINVGLMVNLKRQRRCPRQPPQRQPEASESEIETLAETGRAMQDLSQRSL
- the LOC139975797 gene encoding uncharacterized protein isoform X3, translated to MDHHFFQTAENDKRHRVLIFNVVVLYVSLFISKTNGQPCENLRYLEIGKEGVVHCSVDENSFGVYWYNSSQTKVSRPFISYREGKKADSGYQAGEFDIYPNGSLVINNVTLQHDQSFRVFWMESEEADIQGPYTVRVVVIVTPSQKYPFIKGCDPDESFCFLSENEPFDLQCYVQDARPAVDLIWFRKTVNGDTVIPSNFSVSSKTALITTYANTTFAAFNSSSLSLLKCQAVEPPKVVLHNEVTALVEVVNRDPPRSLKIKYFQLNSRVVLHCAKKRNVFLVWKKWNAHEEVIGYANYLQSSNKKITTSDFDISMIGSLTLLQAQVKHEGIYVCNYGNGASSGSEAYNVFMYVLPSNLVVEDCSSTCCCQSEGDRDGTLKCSVRNVRPSVSLEWKTAAEDMNPYITFSDQWTTVDCHGDTFTVTLLSRYHVNHPSLDSIDLECKIRSQHENMFKLSSRLTLFLPGDNTTSDTTSPANVREGCKSDGRAVLMIWSVTLLIVLIIISAINVGLMVNLKRQRRCPRQPPQRQPEASESEIETLAETGRAMQDLSQRSL
- the LOC139975797 gene encoding uncharacterized protein isoform X1 is translated as MYIFLFLPSAQSYLEILQENDKRHRVLIFNVVVLYVSLFISKTNGQPCENLRYLEIGKEGVVHCSVDENSFGVYWYNSSQTKVSRPFISYREGKKADSGYQAGEFDIYPNGSLVINNVTLQHDQSFRVFWMESEEADIQGPYTVRVVVIVTPSQKYPFIKGCDPDESFCFLSENEPFDLQCYVQDARPAVDLIWFRKTVNGDTVIPSNFSVSSKTALITTYANTTFAAFNSSSLSLLKCQAVEPPKVVLHNEVTALVEVVNRDPPRSLKIKYFQLNSRVVLHCAKKRNVFLVWKKWNAHEEVIGYANYLQSSNKKITTSDFDISMIGSLTLLQAQVKHEGIYVCNYGNGASSGSEAYNVFMYVLPSNLVVEDCSSTCCCQSEGDRDGTLKCSVRNVRPSVSLEWKTAAEDMNPYITFSDQWTTVDCHGDTFTVTLLSRYHVNHPSLDSIDLECKIRSQHENMFKLSSRLTLFLPGDNTTSDTTSPANVREGCKSDGRAVLMIWSVTLLIVLIIISAINVGLMVNLKRQRRCPRQPPQRQPEASESEIETLAETGRAMQDLSQRSL
- the LOC139975797 gene encoding uncharacterized protein isoform X2, producing MYIFLFLPSAQSYLEILQENDKRHRVLIFNVVVLYVSLFISKTNGQPCENLRYLEIGKEGVVHCSVDENSFGVYWYNSSQTKVSRPFISYREGKKADSGYQAGEFDIYPNGSLVINNVTLQHDQSFRVFWMESEEADIQGPYTVRVVVIVTPSQKYPFIKGCDPDESFCFLSENEPFDLQCYVQDARPAVDLIWFRKTVNGDTVIPSNFSVSSKTALITTYANTTFAAFNSSSLSLLKCQAVEPPKVVLHNEVTALVEVVNRDPPRSLKIKYFQLNSRVVLHCAKKRNVFLVWKKWNAHEEVIGYANYLQSSNKKITTSDFDISMIGSLTLLQAQVKHEGIYVCNYGNGASSGSEAYNVFMYVLPSNLVVEDCSSTCCCQSEGDRDGTLKCSVRNVRPSVSLEWKTAAEDMNPYITFSDQWTTVDCHGDTFTVTLLSRYHVNHPSLDSIDLECKIRSQHENMFKLSSRLTLFLPGDNTTSDTTSPANVREGCKSDGRAVLMIWSVTLLIVLIIISAINVGLMVNLKRQRRCPRQPPQRQPEASESETTEMILQRDRNIG